The genomic stretch GATTATTTGTTTAAATCCGCAGGTGTGACGGTGATCGACAAGCCCTTATGACTGCCGGCGACGTCTGCCACCGGTTAGAAGCTGAAACGCATTCCGCCGAGTTCTGATCTGGGATCTGTGGTTGTCCAACGCCTCCGTTTGGGGCGCACGGGGCGCTGACGTGCCAGACGATTGGAGGTGTTGCTAGTGATGATGACGACGGTGAAGGGTTTTTTTGCACTTACCGGggccgtcggggaggtggagcctGTGGTGTTTTAACCCGTCACGGGCGGAGCGGTGGTGTCGGCGAATCACTACTGACAGGAAGCTGGTAAAACTGCAGTAACTAAACGTGAATCGTGTTGACAACAGGAGGGGGCGGGACTAGCTGGTCTCATCGCCACGGGGGTCACcgtgtttttgtgtgcttgcCTTTCAAGGTTCCTCACTGCTTGCCAACGTGAgcctggtgtgtgtgcgtgtgtgtgtgtgtgcgtgtgtgtgtgtgcgtgtgtgtgtgtgtgcgtgtgcattcTGCATGGATGCAATACATGTGGCCTCTgaccttttgtgttgtttttacgaGAGCGCCTGAATGTGACAGGATCCCCTGGCTGCTTCCTCCCACCCGTCTCTGATGCCTTTAGCGGCACGATGGGGCCGCCGGGCTGGAGGTCAGCCACACCGACCAATTACAGAAGGCTTTATGTGGTGTTTGGCACCCAAGCGTATTTTCTCTGAGGGAGGAGAAGCCTTAACCAAGACGTTCCCAAACGCATGCCAGCCTATAGCGGGCTGGAGGATGTATCAGTGCTGTACTGTTAGCGGGCAGTCATGTTTGCTCTGAACATTAACACCGCATGCTCCCCGAGCTCACCCCCTATGAACTGACATATTATGAATGTGCCATTCTCTTTATTTCAGGAAAGTGACCAAACGTCGACACTTTTTACGTTGCCCTGCTTCATGATTGCTCTTTTTTGTTCTGTGGAAAACTTGCTGTCCTAGTGACTGGTGTTGCTGTGTTCTTCTTGTCGGTGTATCGAGGAATGTCCGTGTTGGCTAATGACTTTGAATATGTTtcattacatgttttatatatcgttaataaatatgaatgatatgcttcttgtattttaaaaagctgTGAAATGACAAGACAAGTGATCCGTTTTTAAAACTTTGCCAAATCAGTAAACTATTTAAATGGATTGTGTTCTTTGTATagtgtttttttatatgtatttatatttttacattatttaatatgttaaaatatattgtatataaatatataatttatttatccaatattacaaaacaaaacatcggTCCAAAAAAAGTACCTTTACCAGGAGGAACCGCCCCCAGTTGTTCTGCCACGCtggcctctgattggctgttgcTGTGGAGACCCCCAGTCTCACTATCGTCGCTCCATTCCTTCAGCCAATCGGAGAAGCCTCTCTCCGCCCTGACGTCAGTCTCCTCTCCCGCTGGCCAATCACGATGTCCGATGCTAGAGTACTTCACGCGCGAGGCCACGGTCAGGTCTTACACGGCCCCGAGCTCGTGCTGAGGTGAGTAGTTTGATACGGCTAATGTactaacagttagctaacaaGTTAAAAAGTGTGTTTCCTATTTGAAGCCTAAAGGAAATAAGTCTTTAATGTGCCTCCTTAGGTGTAAACTGTACAGTGTTACCACCCGTTGGTTGTACGAAAAAGCCAAAATGgctaataaagttaaatattaaCGTATAAATGGACATTCAGacataataattagtattaaatAGCTCGAATGGTTCAATTGAAGGTTGAAAGGCTGAGCTAAGTTTAAGCAAGTTTTAAGTCAGCTTACATTGTGTTTGTCCAAAGTTCGAGCTGCTTTTCAGGACTTTAACGCAATTTATTGTGTCATAGAGCACAGATCCCCAACTAGGGCTACGCGTACCCCTAGAGGTACGCGACCACATTGCAGGGAGTACGTGGAAACGGAACGGTGTTTCACCGGGGAGACAATTAACTGCGACACAGCTGGGCCAAAATCAAAACAGTTGTGTTACACTCAACTTTTGATCTATAAATATGAGTGTGGGTATAGTATGGGGTACTTCAATGACAATTACGGTTAACTAGTAGTCATTATACATGAAGTGAAGTATTCCTTCCCTTTTTGGTAATCTTTGTCCCGAGTGTGTCCAGAGTGAATTAACTTATCACGGCAAGTAAACGCTGCGATAACAATGTTAGTACTATGCATGTCTGGCCAGATATCTTACTCGTGTTCTGCTGTGTACTTTACGCCGCACGTTGTTGAAAGGTTTCTAAATGGATGTGCTTAGCAGTCATCAGACCCCAGCCCCGCCTCATCCATCATGGAAGCCAACAGCACGGCGGACATCTTGAGCTCGGCCTACCTGGCAGCGGAGTACGTGGACGCCGTCCTGCCGGGGAACCCCCTGCAGCCGTCACTGAAGCACGCCTGGGCCTACATGCTGGACAACTACACCAAGTTCCAGATCGCCACCTGGGGCTCCCTGGTGGTGCACGAGCTCATCTACTTCCTATTCTGCCTGCCCGGCTTCCTCTTCCAGTTCATGCCCTTCATGCAGAAGTACAAGATCCAGCAGGTGTGTGCACGTGAAGATACggaatgttgttgtttgtgtctcCTGTGCCGGGATCTCACCTGTTGGAATGTGCAGGACAAACCAGAAACGTGGGAGAACCAGTGGAGATGTTTCAAGATGTTGCTCTTCAACCATTTCTGCATCCAGCTACCTCTCATCTGTGGCACGTACTACTTCACCGAATTCTTCAACATCCCCTACGACTGGGACTCCATGCCGCGCTGGTCAGTGTCATGAATGGACAGGCTGCTGGTTCCATTACCTGTATGTAGAATGGACAGACTGCACGTTTCATTagctgtatgtgaatggatagacgtgtgtgtgtaggtgactTGTTACTGGTGATACCATTAGGTGTCTACACTGTGTGCCatgaatggatagacagatgTGTGTATGTGGATGGACATATCAGTGTGACTATtacatgtgtatgtgaatggacataccGTTGTGACCATGATGTGTGTGCTTGAATGGACATACCAGTGTGACCATGATGAGTTGTGTGTACGTGAAGGGACATACAGGTGAGATCATGATGTGATGTGTGAATGGACATTCAGGTGAGACAATGATGCATGTATGTGAAAGGACATACCAGTGTGaccatgatgtgtgtgtgcttgaatGGACATACCAGTATGaccatgatgtgtgtgtgtgtgtgtgagtgaatgGACATACCAGTGTGgccatgatgtgtgtgtgtgtgtgtgtaaatggcCATACCAGTATGACCATGATGTGTTgtgtgtacgtgaatggacatacaGGTGAGATCATGATGTgatatgtgaatggacatacaggTGAGACAATGATGCATGCACATGAGTGGACATACAGGTGTGACCATGATGtggtgtgtgaatggacataccGGTGACCATGATGTGAGACATGATATGATATGTGGTGCGCAGGCCGTACATCCTGGCCCAGTGTTTGGGCTGCGCGGTGGTGGAAGACACGTGGCACTACTTCCTCCATCGGCTGCTCCACCACCGCAGGATCTACAAGTACATCCACAAAGTCCACCACGAGTTCACGGTGAGTTGACCCAGCCAGCCACATGAGACACATCAGTGTCACATCAGGTGACGGTTCCGCCCTCTCTCTTCCGCCAGGCGCCGTTCGGCATGCAGGCGGAGTACGCCCATCCTGCCGAGACGCTCATCCTCGGGGCCGGTTTCTTCATCGGCATCATGATCTTCTGCAACCACGTCTTCTTCCTGTGGGCCTGGGTGGCTTTCCGTCTGCTGGAGACCATTGACGTGCACAGGTAGGTGGGAAACAGCACAAATATTCATGGCGTGACCAGAAAGACAAGAAAACATGGCGATGAAGCGcttcattattattaagattatgCTGTCTAATGCGTGGTGTTGACCACTAGGGGGCGGCAGAGAACGCATTATTATTGCAGAATGCATTATTCCTTTATAGAGCGCCTAAAGaaaaccattacattacatgaaGATATAGTTGACTTTTaactttttgtattatatttttaagaataatACATATTAGCATTACCTTCCAAGCTGGGATTTGATCAAATATGATGaagatttatttattgtggAGGATTGACTCTGATTAGAAAAATGATGTCAAGTGTTGCaagtacagtgttccctcgctcGACTGCACTTCGCTCTTTGGCTGATTTCTTTTAGTGCTTTATAAAAACAATTTCACACCACACAAACGCCGTTACAGGCCAAGTCTGACCCTCGAACTCAGTGAGTCACCAGCCAAGTACGTAGTTTGGTAAAATTCAAAGGAAATGtgaactttgagagtgtttGAAGAAGAGAGAGGACCTGTTAATGCCTGTCTGAGAAAAGCCTTAAAACGTGTAATGATGCTAAACGACCACGGTTGGCTATTTTGGTAACCTATCCCCCACAgtaacgagggaacactgtacacAGGAGTAGATTGGCCAGGTGTGCCAGATGTTGTGTCCGGTGTCTGTGTGATGAAACAAGACATGCATTAAAGAAAAGCCGGCGTCAAATGTTCTTCCTTGGTCCGCCCTCAGTGGCTACGACATCCCAATCAACCCGCTGCACCTGCTCCCGTTCTACGCCGGCTCCCGCTTCCACGACTTCCACCACATGAACTTTGTGGGCAACTACGCCTCCACCTTCACCTGGTGGGACAAGCTGCTGAAGACTGACAGCCAGTACAACAAGTATTTGCACAAGAAGGAGCAGTAAAGAAGAGGATCTGGATGGAAGGTCTTCTGTAGGCAGCAGCAGACTCCAATAAAAACCTCTATATTCTTCTTTTGCTACTTTATTTGGTCTTTAAGTGAGGAAGAACACATACAAGAAACTCTATAGACTCTGCACTTTACAGCACTGCCTTTTTTTCATCGTCTTTGTGGTGAtcagccatcttggatttgTTTGGTGTGTTTTCATGTGGGAATAAACGTGTTTGATAAAGTCCTTGTCTTGTAATGCTGCTGTGATTGGACAACATGCTAGCTTTTCCTCCACGCCCCCTGCTGCATCGAGCCCACATGCAGCAGCAGCTACCGGACAGGAAGCAGGTAAGCAGATGCCCATAAATGGGCATGCCATTAGGTATCTTACTATTGAGACTGACTTGTCGATTGTATATCGTTTTTTCAGAACTTCATTACTTCAATGATGGCTGTGGTAGACTTATAaggaaatacaagtgatatgtactATTGTGGCCACTAGGCGGCAGTTATGGCACGATAGATTattgagacattagcttacgtgacattaccttaacacaagtcagccatggcatggcacacaaaagttatcctcccatcccgtgtggaagtgctaCATTTACGGCTTTTTAACCCCCACCCACCATGTACATTTTTGGCAACAATGAAATCTAACAAATTAAagtagatccatccatccatcttctatgccgcttatcctcacgagggtgggggtatgctggagcccatcccagctgaccctggactggtggccagccaatcacaggccacatatagacaaacaaccattcatacctatgggcaatttggagtggtcaattgaTCGTAGATGTTGGTAGATATGATATGTAATAATCTACAATAGATctgatgtactgtacatgtttgGTACCCAACAAAGATTATTTAGTCCTAGACAAATGTAGCATATCTGTTTTCATAGGCAACCAATTTCCAGTCTTTTGTAAACATTGAATGCGATGTAGAGTAATAACCGTAATATAGTTTAAAGTTTCCAAGTGTTACAAAGCCAAAAAGTCACCATGTCACTTCCGTTGGTCTGGTTGCTCCACTTTTGCCCCCTCTTGTCAAATCCAGAGACGTCCCAAACcttatttattcaattatttattgatCTTTCGCAGTGACTAGTAAACCGTGTCACTGCGTGTGTACAGTATTTGAAGCGTCTTAGAGGAAGTTGCTCTTATTGTGACAGCACCCACCGGAAGCGCGACTCTCCGAGCCGAGCTTTACACTGCGCGGATTCGCCCAGGTACGCATCCTGGTTGGGAAGAGAAGACATTGAATTATAGAcgcagggagagagagagaaggctTTGGACATTTTAAAGAGCACAAACGCCTCTTTTGGTTTTCATTTCCCGTTTTTTTAACGCAGACGCCATCGCCATGAAGACGCTGCTTCTGGCCGCCCTGCTCGGGGCGGTGCTGGTGTCCGCGGCCCGGGGCGCCGACGGCGAGATGTCGTTCGAGTACCACCGCTACGACGAGCTGCGGAAGGCGCTGGTGTCCGTGTGGCTGCAGTGTCCCACGGTCACCCGCATCTACACCATCGGGGAGAGCTTCGAGGGCCGGGAGATGCTGGTCCTGGAGATGTCCGACAACCCCGGCACACACGAACCAGGTCGGCCCGTGGGTTTTTATTTACAGATTTCTCAATCAAACTTGGATGGTTTCGGTGCACCTTGCGTCGTGACGTGAACCCTTTTTGCGCATATTCGAGTGGCTGGCGTTGGGTGGGATGGGGAGGCAGGGGCAGGTGTGTCCTGGTCCTCACGGCAGCCGGGTGGAAGGATGGGAAAGATTTCATCCCAAAATGACAGAAAGAAGCCGAGCTGAACGTCAGCCGTGCGAAGCCGCCATTTTGCAGGTGGATGGGCTGCAGTGGATGCTGGTGGATGCTGCTGTTGTTAGTCCCAGCCTAGCTATGTGACGGTGCCAGCTGTCTAAAGGGTTAAAACGCTGCACCAAATCTGGACGTCTGATCTGGTGGCAGATTGTTTCAAAACAAAGGACTGcgccaaatctaaaaaaaataaaaaataaaaaagttgtagCATTTTATTTAAACGGGTTCCGCCAAATCTAAAAGTCAAATCTACCTTTAAAAAAGAACTTAGGGTCCAATTCATTAAGTGTTGACCCAAATTAAAAATCCCTAAATCATAACATTGATATGAACACAGGCTACGGTTTTGGCCGGGATCtagctaaaactcaattctgaacccctgatgtcacttcctgcccgACACCTCCAGACGATACGCATGGGTCGTATTTATGTCTCATTtcctcttactatgtctactatattgggtaataggggtgtaagggtgactataggggtgttatatcatgtctagagggctctaattatgttaaatagcatatttagaatgtggtacataggttttctgtcttatttgtctaatttcctcttactatgtctactatattgggtaataggagagtaaaggtgactataggggtgttatttcatgtgtacagggctctaattgtgtcaaatagcatatttagaaggtggtaaataggttttctgtgtcttattttttcaatatgtcaactatattgggtaataggagtgtcaaggtgactatgggggtgctatttccaatctagagggctctaatcatgttaaagagaatatttagaatgtggtaaacgggttttctatgtcttatttgtctaatttcctcttactatgtctactatattaggtaataggggtgtaagagtgactataggggtgctatttcatgtctacagggctctaatcatgttcaaagcgtatttagaaggtgtatTTGCTCTCTCtacaaaaatatgtcatttctaaataaggaatatGGAAATTAATGTATCACGGTGGGGTCCCGAATCAATGAACCGCCCTAAACGAGggaatactgtaaaaaacaaAGTGCAGTAGTGTGCATACTTTGCAGTAGTCCCCTAGTAGTACAGTCCGTGAGTCATGGGTGCATTGCCACTGATGTTTGGATAGtccccacccccctcctccccccacgTGAGGAATAATAAAAAAGCCAGGAGTGACATTGACGCTGCCTTCAAGGCGCTTGCGCCGCTCGGCCTTTAGGCGGTGGCGGAAATAGCAGTTGCTGTGGCAACAGATCGGCTTAGCGCACTGAGCTCGCGCTCGGACGGCCTCCGTCTGATCGGGCGCGGCGGCCCTGAGCTGATGCATCTGTCGCTCAGCGGCCATCTGCCGCCCCGCATCGTTCAGCCATGTTTAGGCGTCTCTTGTCTGGTTGGCTCCAAAAATGGCGGCCAGTAAAAGATGAGCTTCCAGGTGGAAAGGTTGAACCAAATCCAAAAGCTAAACGGTAAAAAAGGCtttgacaattaaaaaaaaaatgattattgttattttcaaaACTTCTCCAGTCGATGAATTGTAGCAGTTGGCGGGTGCGTGTGGCTggaggcaacctcctgatgatggatggcagtagctgcattggAAGCATCCAGCAGTTTTGTGTAGCTCTGTGTGCGCTTTAAAAGCCGTCTTTTATTTTGTAGGCCTGACGTGAACATATTGGAACGGGAGGAGCACCCTACGTGAGTTTCAGTAGGACCGTACGGACCTAGCTGGTGTCCTAGCTTACAGACCACTCGGCCGAACGACATGCATTATCTGAGGGAAAAGGCTTTTGTTTTGGTGCTGCTCTGCCAAGACGACCACCACtgaggactataggggtgttatttcatgactagagagctctaatgatgttaaaaagcatgcTAAACAGGTTTGTGTATGCCCCTAAGTTTAAAAATAAGGCATTTatgaagaaggaatcctactttgcagaaatggaCGCCTCGgggttgggtgtggaaccaatgagCCGCCATGATGGATTGTCATAAAATGATTATGGATGATATTCCATGGGCAACATCGGCTTTACAAATGAGGACTTAGACCAAAGACCTGCATTAAACATCTACACGTGCAGGCAGGAAACCAACCctacagctgtgtgtgtgtgtgtgtgcgtgtgtgtgcg from Doryrhamphus excisus isolate RoL2022-K1 chromosome 1, RoL_Dexc_1.0, whole genome shotgun sequence encodes the following:
- the msmo1 gene encoding methylsterol monooxygenase 1, encoding MEANSTADILSSAYLAAEYVDAVLPGNPLQPSLKHAWAYMLDNYTKFQIATWGSLVVHELIYFLFCLPGFLFQFMPFMQKYKIQQDKPETWENQWRCFKMLLFNHFCIQLPLICGTYYFTEFFNIPYDWDSMPRWPYILAQCLGCAVVEDTWHYFLHRLLHHRRIYKYIHKVHHEFTAPFGMQAEYAHPAETLILGAGFFIGIMIFCNHVFFLWAWVAFRLLETIDVHSGYDIPINPLHLLPFYAGSRFHDFHHMNFVGNYASTFTWWDKLLKTDSQYNKYLHKKEQ